atttatcattttatttcattactaATCTACTCCTGCAAAAATGATATGATTATTATGGACCTGAACTTTTTATTCTGAGTGAAATATCTTAGTTCAGGTAATGTTCTACAGAAACTCTGATGGAAGAAGATGAGTATTCTTTTTCTATGTGGTGGAAGGTCCTTGTATGCATCCTGAATTTTAAGATCAAATTGATCCTAGTTGACCACAAAATTGGTGGTTGTTCAGACTGTCCAGCCTCTTTACACATaattatgttttaaatatttctttatccTTCTTAGTTTTGGTGCATGAGCTGTACTTCTTCTGAATTCCTAAATTCCAtctaggcagccaggtggcacagtggattgagcgctaggcctgggggcaggaagaccttagtttaaatctggactcagaaACTTACCGGCCGTGtccacctgggcaagtcacttaaactccttcagccttagttttctcaactacaaaatgaatataatgatAGCACATACCTCTCGGGTTATTGTGAaattaaaattagataatatttgtaaagcgtttaacataatgcctggcaaaTATAGGGTATCATTTTGTATGCACTATAGAAATACTGCCATCATTATCAGCAGCAACCACAGCATTATTGttatttgcatttccttctttttttccagtttttgaaAGGAAGATTTATTTAAGAAGTTTCACTTAGCACAATACATCTAAAAGGAAATCACAACACAATGAGAGATTTAAATCAAGGCCTCAGAATTTAATACAAACACCAAGACCAAATCCTAAAGTATCTGTATTGCATCTCAAAATTGTCcccatttacttaaaaaaaaagcttaaatgtATGTGCCTTACAGGATAGTAATTGAAATAAACTAGAACAAATATGCCAAATGTTTCACTTTTAAATCGCAGACACAGCTCctatttttgttttacaaaaaagCATGTCTCCCAACATGCATTTCAAACAGTGTTCCATATAATGTGGTATAAGAGCAACATTTAACATAATTGAGACTGCCTTAACCTAAATACACTTACTGCTTAAGTACACTCCTACAATATGAGTACCTTGAGAAAAGCTGAAATTGTTTAACAGTTATAGTCTTTACTCAACTTGGTTTTTACATCCTGGATGAATGCTTTTCCTGTGTTCAAAAATACTGAAcctgaaaatttttaaaacaatcctGATTTCACTTACAGTAAGCATAAATCACAAGCTTGTATTGCAAAACTGTtgaactttgtttttgttttttgtttttctttaaaaaagttgaCCAAGAGTCAGTGATCAGGATTACATTCCCCATCCACCACTCATACTGGACATGGCAGACATCCTTCCCATTCCGTTCACTCCCATAGATGAACGGCTCCTGCTGCTGTAGGAGCTGCTATTCATCTCTTCTTGGCTCCCTATGCAATGTTTGATTGAAAATCACTGGAGTTTTCCTGTAAAACTTGGTCATATCTGCTCATGCTGCTTTGGCCACCATAGCCTCTTCCGTAACCCCCATTCAGCTTCTGGCTAGCTAGACCACTGTAACTGGACTGGTTTGATAAGCCCATGCCTCCCATCATTTGGCTACCATAAGCACCACTGCTTGCTCCTGCTGTACAACTCAAGAAGAGTTCTTCATATCTGCCCTGCATATTGGCTTTGTCTTTTGACATAGCTGCCACAGCATCTTCATGAGTAGCAAATTCAACATCTGCTTCTCCAGTCACTGTGCCATCAGGTCCAATTTCAATGTGTacgcaaacagggttgagtggtGAGAAAAAATTGTAAATATCATTTTCAGTAGCTCTGTAAGGTAATCCTCTCATGTGCACATAATGACCTGTTGTACTCTGGAAAGGGGATCTACCATCTCCATAACTATGATCAGACATTCCTGAAAAACAATaattgaggtctcttccaaatctatcCACCCCAAAGCCACATCCATCATTATATCCATTGTAGTCATCATAGCTTGCATTTTTCTAAGACTTATTCCTGTGGCATTTTGGTATCCATCAACCAGCCTTTTCTACCACTGTACACAGTGTAATTCAGTATTGTCTTTGGATGATGTCTTTCATCAAGTTTTCACATGAAAATACATTCACTTGCCAGATACCACACCTTGAGCTTACATGCAAATTGAAATACACATAAGCAAGTGATGTTGCCCCTACGTAGTGATCATTGGGAACGTTGTCTTCACAAacatagtatcatagatctaTGGCTCCTCACTGCAGAGAGgcagttctttttcttcttcctaattgTTTCCCTTTCTCACTACCTacagaagctattccaaaccCTTTCCTTTTTCATACCTTCTGCATATAATCCTATATCCCCCTTTTCAGCTGAAGACTTTAACtcctattttacaggaaaaaaatggaggtCATTCAACTTAAGCTCCtgcttcccctcttctctcttcatctcttaaCCCTCTTTGACATCATCCACTACTGTCTCCTCCCCAGTCTCTGATAATTAGGTGAATCTTTTTGCCAAAGTCAGCCCCTCTCTACTGGTACATTTAATtccatcccctcccatcttctccagaaaaTTGCTCCTTCAGTCATTCTTTGCACTCTCCTATTTTAAACTTTTCTCCCATTTCCTACTTCCTTCTttactgccttcaaacatgcccaagtacacacacacacacacacacacacacacacacacacccttcagtAGGCCATACCGCCCCCTCAAACTATCATCTTAATCactctttccctttcatttctcagccaaattccttGATTAAGCTGTCTACACCTTTTACCTCTACTCCCTCACCTCTTACTCCAAAAGTCTTTGCAGTCTAGCTTCATGCTTCACTATTAAAGTGTCTAAAGTTATTAACTGTTAATTGGCAAATTGGATGCTCtctctcagttctcatcctcAGTCGAGACCTCTCTGCTGTATTTGAAACTGTTGACCaccttctccaattgatgggcatccctgcaatttccagttctttgctaccacaaagagagatactataaatattttagaacatatagactctttccctttttccgTAATCATCTTGAGAAACAGACTTACTAGTGATCTTGCTGGGTCAAAACCACATTCGCCTTCtggatattttctcctctctaggttttcataacaATACTctcctctttttgtatttgtccTACTTGTTTGACCagtcctcctcagtctcctttgaccgcccatcattttcatttcatccttCCTAACTACGGGTATTCCCCAATTCTGGCATAGgtctgctttcctttcctttctttccacacTCTTTCTTTTGGtaacctcattagctcccatggaatTATGAAAAtgactaacacacacacacacacacacacacacacacgcacgcacgcacagaGAGCCCGCATCTCTCCCCTGAGCATCATTCCCGTGTTATCATTTCATATTAGACATCTCGTCGAAAAAGAACTcttcatctttctccccaaaccctcccttcttctaaacttccctgtttctcttGTAGGCACCACCATCCTGTTAGTTTCCTAGATTTGTTGCCTTCACATTGTCCTTACTCATTGACCTCACTTTCCCTCCCCATACACATCTGGACAGTTAccagatcttgccatttctattccctctatccccttttctctactcatacAATATATCCTTTCCTCTGTATCACACTGCCTACCGATATAGAATTGTTGGGCTGGCTAGAACAACTCTAGAAttatttccatctctttctgGTCACTGAGGCATTGTAGACATGTACAGTCTCAGCTGAGTCTGGTGATTCTTTACCTGCATCCATAGGTCGCTCTTCCTAATGCCTGCTGTGGAATGACCCATTTTGTTACTGGTTCCTACTTACCTTCCAAGCTTTTCCTGTTCTGCAGTAGCCTCTTAACCTCCCAAAAGACCCTCCTTGTACCTATCCTTTGCTTTCAATCCACTGAAACATTATAGAAATGTAATGATATGCTGTTTAACCTACTTTGACCTCCTACTCTTCCCTGTGGCTCCTACCTGACCTTTCACCCATCCAACGTAAGAACCTACCCCCTTTTAGATTACCACTAAACTAGCTATAATTGTAAGATTATAATGATCATTATAATAATTGCTGCCTTATAGAGCTTTAAAtctgcaaggcactttacaaatatctcattttgccATCTCAACAGCCTTGGGGGagattagccccattttacagatgaaaaaaactgaggcaggtagaggttaagtgacttgcccagggttacacatttaagaagtgtctgaggctggatttgatttcattcagttcttcctggcttcaggttcagtgctctacACTGCCCTGTTGTCAAATTGTAATTCTAGCTCTGAAATACCACTTTCCCACCTTCATCCATTTACCATTATTACACTAGTCACCCTTCTTTATTTTGTCTCTCCTAGGCCCTTTCATCCCTACATCACAATACTGTTTTAGAAGGGTACCAAAGCAGCCCAGTCCCATGTTCTAGTTTTTTTAagtagataatttcattaaatattcctcattatttttttcatttggccaaggTTCTTTTAAAAGCAGTCagtatctctcttctctcttggtcCTTCCCCCTTGCCTTCAAGGTGTTTTCTTTAACTGCTGCCCTCCATAGTGGTGTTTAGTTCTGAGCATGGACACATCTTGAAAATGCACCAAATCTCAGGACAGGACAGATTTTCCCTACACTTTGCTGTGTTAAAATGTTAACTCCTTCACCAGCAGCTTACGCACTACGAAGATGTTTTCATATTTGCACCCTCTTCTGGCATTTATGCTGCAGTGAGGGACAAGGACAGCTATGGCGGATTCTATGACAACAACAGCTCCTCTGCATTGAAAAAAATTGCATGGTGCCTTCACAGGACTGCACTGCGTGAAATCCCAGAGCTTGACATCCAGTCTGTGGCTTTTCCACCAATGTCTCTTTGCCTGTTTTGCTTCAGAGGGAGAAACACAAGCTGAATCCTAACAGAAACCAGCAAATAAATGTGAGGAAAGtcagaacaagaaaagaagagtGGGAGCGAAGGAAAATGGGTATTGAGTTCATGAGTGACGCCAAGAAACTGGAACAGGCAGGGAGCATGAAAGAGGACAGAATGCCCAGAGGGTTGGTCTTTTTTGCTTTATTCAGAGCCCTGGCTTTTTGTTGCCTGCCCTGCTTCAGTCTTCCTGCGATGATATGCATTCAATTTACTGACTCAATGTGTCCTTTAACAGAGTGCCAGAACTGCACGATTGTCTCTTACTAATGCCACCTGGTTCTCTGCAGCTGTGGGACAAACAGGTCCTTTTACTCATTCCCCTCCCTTGGGCTTAGCTGACCCTGGACTGCAACAGTCTCTGCATCTTTGTGAACTCTATGCTAAACtaataaaatatttgcattcCTTTCAGCTTGTTACACTCTGCTGTTTATGCAAAGAAAATAAGGCTTTTAAATATTAAACTTATTAAATCACTACACTCTGCTTTGGTTAAATACATTTCCTCTGTTTAAGCAAAAAATTATTCACTGCATTgcattcttaatttcttttacttctcttactgTTAATGTTTATCCAATTCACCTACTGTTATATAATTTCTAATTATAGGCTGTTGATATTTCATTGCAGTAGAAATGCTATGTCTGTCTTAAATACtgtttgttaatttgatttgttCTATACTTTTCTGTCACTGAGTAAAAGATTCCTaaagtactgaaaaaaataaggTATTGGTATTTACTGCATGTCAGTTCATCTGATATACTCATTTGGAAGCTGTGAATTTAATTTCAAACAACACTTGCATTTTCTGGCTAAGATAGTAATCTAGTCACTACTCTAGTTTTCATGACAATACAGGAAGGGGAATAGGGAATTTATAACTTATGAATTGATATCAGAAAAGCAGATGTTGTATGTAcattagaagaaaaaaacctgaaagtcattttattccttctcatttcttttcctttaattataGGTCCCATGCATCTGATGTGACTGATTATTCTTATCCCGCTACCCCAAATCATTCTCTTCATCAGCAGCCAGTGACTCCTTCTTA
This Trichosurus vulpecula isolate mTriVul1 chromosome 2, mTriVul1.pri, whole genome shotgun sequence DNA region includes the following protein-coding sequences:
- the LOC118839987 gene encoding heterogeneous nuclear ribonucleoprotein H-like, whose translation is MGHSTAGIRKSDLWMQKNASYDDYNGYNDGCGFGVDRFGRDLNYCFSGMSDHSYGDGRSPFQSTTGHYVHMRGLPYRATENDIYNFFSPLNPVCVHIEIGPDGTVTGEADVEFATHEDAVAAMSKDKANMQGRYEELFLSCTAGASSGAYGSQMMGGMGLSNQSSYSGLASQKLNGGYGRGYGGQSSMSRYGSQEEMNSSSYSSRSRSSMGVNGMGRMSAMSSMSGGWGM